Proteins found in one Pongo pygmaeus isolate AG05252 chromosome 8, NHGRI_mPonPyg2-v2.0_pri, whole genome shotgun sequence genomic segment:
- the LOC129006248 gene encoding collagen, type I, alpha 1b-like, translating to MDVQATDPLGLQQMNRSWGRARAGAVRSSGAEGAHQGCPEPGSVRRGLDPGHRLWVDRVRRQNEDVLLRCSRKASFPFFGNDPPTPSPRQAVPGRARTRPQATRRSASPGASGGPREWGAVSALQFAWEGNRDFPFALSAGTAVPALRGRGDAALWGKSGWQEVAGLLEEVLGCAAVAAEKGPEDATRPFPRAAREPRGEDGQGLSEGGTGEPGVSGRRGAEALKMANVPRLPSLLTAGSRTGSAPGLPSALASRQFPFLLGGFCATSFIQYLDQQMNTQRGKGCLEGWRGFQAGAHLRAP from the exons ATGGATGTTCAGGCAACTGACCCGTTAGGACTGCAGCAAATGAACAGAAGCTGGGGGAGAGCGCGGGCTGGTGCTGTACGGAGCTCTGGCGCAGAAGGCGCTCACCAGGGGTGCCCAGAGCCGGGGTCTGTGCGCCGCGGGCTGGATCCGGGTCACAGGCTCTGGGTGGACAGAGTGAGAAGACAAAATGAGGATGTACTCCTCAGATGCTCACGAAAGGCCTCCTTCCCCTTCTTTGGGAACgacccccccaccccctccccccgaCAGGCAGTCCCAGGCCGCGCCAGGACTCGGCCGCAGGCAACTCGGAGGAGCGCGAGCCCAGGAGCCTCGGGAGGGCCTCGGGAGTGGGGAG CTGTAAGCGCCCTACAGTTTGCATGGGAAGGCAACAGGGACTTCCCTTTTGCACTGTCTGCGGGTACCGCTGTTCCAGCCCTGAGAGGACGAGGGGACGCTGCGCTGTGGGGAAAGTCCGGGTGGCAGGAGGTGGCGGGGCTCCTGGAGGAGGTGTTGGGATGCGCTGCTGTGGCTGCTGAGAAAGGTCCCGAGGACGCAACCCGCCCCTTCCCCCGAGCTGCGAGGGAGCCCCGCGGGGAGGACGGGCAGGGTCTCTCGGAGGGAGGAACAGGGGAGCCCGGAGTCTCAGGGCGGCGGGGAGCAGAGGCTCTCAAGATGGCGAACGTCCCCAGACTGCCCTCCCTGCTCACTGCAGGGTCGCGCACCGGCTCTGCTCCGGGCCTCCCCTCAGCCCTGGCCTCCAGGCAGTTTCCATTTTTGCTAGGTGGATTCTGTGCGACTTCATTTATTCAGTATCTGGATCAACAAATGAACACTCAGAGAGGAAAAGGGTGTTTGGAGGGGTGGAGAGGTTTCCAAGCAGGTGCCCACCTGAGGGCCCCCTGA